In Notolabrus celidotus isolate fNotCel1 chromosome 10, fNotCel1.pri, whole genome shotgun sequence, one DNA window encodes the following:
- the abcb11a gene encoding bile salt export pump — protein sequence MVVGGLCALIHGAASPLMLLVYGMMTNTFVAYELEVQELKDPNKTCINNTIYWINAQMTMFAYYYVGIGLGVLVVSYFQIFLWVSAAARQIHRIRQTYFRKVMRMEIGWFDCNSVGELNTRISDDINKINNAIADQVSIFIERISTFVFGFMVGFIGGWKLTLVVIAVSPLIGVAAGLMAMAVARLTGRELKAYAKAGAVADEVLSSIRTVAAFSGEEKEAERYDKNLAEAQNWGVKKGAIIGIFQGYLWCIIFLCFALAFWYGSKLVIETKELSPGTLIQVFFGVLMAAMNLGQASPCLEAFASGRAAAKTIYDTIDREPEIDCFSEEGQKLEKVEGVIEFHNVSFFYPSRPEVKILDDLSMQIKAGETTAFVGPSGSGKSTATQLIQRFYDPKEGKVTLDGHDIRSLNIQWLRSLIGIVEQEPVLFATTIAENIRFGRPGVTMEDITHATKQANAYNFIMDLPQKFDTLVGEGGGQMSGGQKQRIAIARALIRNPKILLLDMATSALDNESEAVVQEALDKVQLGRTTISIAHRLSTIRNADVIIGFEHGQAVERGTHSELLERKGVYFTLVTLQNQDVSNTTHDEVGEALDDFDIKARSGSCRSSNRSLVRLRSQSTLSSNSLKILSNIMIPPATQTYEENVVEEVEPAPVARILKYNQPEWPYMVMGSLGAAVNGSVNPIYAILFSQILGTFAIRDLEEQRKQINGICVLFCVIAVMSVFSQFLQGYAFAKSGELLTRRLRKVGFQAMLKQEIGWFDDPKNSPGALTTRLATDASMVQGATGSQIGMIVNSLTNIGASFIIAFYFSWKLTLVILCFLPLIGLSGVFQAKMLTGFASEDKKSMETAGQVSSEALSNIRTIAGLAKESSFVESYEQKLELPYKSAKKKANIYGLCFGFAQCVIFMAYAASFRYGGYLVSSEGLPYMIVFRVISAVVISGTALGRASSFTPDYAKAKTAASQFFTLLDRVPKINMSLTDGEKWDSFKGELDFLNCKFTYPTRPDIQVLKGLVVSVKPGQTLAFVGSSGCGKSTSVQLLERFYDPDEGRVLIDGRSSQTVNVPFLRSQIGIVSQEPVLFDCSIAENIQYGDNTCTVSMEEVVEASKKAFLHDFVMTLPDKYETQVGTQGSQLSRGQKQRIAIARAIVRNPKILLLDEATSALDTESEKTVQSALDEARKGRTCIVIAHRLSTIQTADIIAVMSQGVVIEQGTHDTLMAKKGAYYKLVTTGAPIS from the exons ATGGTGGTGGGGGGCTTGTGCGCCCTCATACACGGAGCAGCTTCACCTCTCATGCTCCTGGTTTATGGCATGATGACTAACACGTTTGTGGCCTATGAACTGGAGGTCCAGGAACTTAAAGACCCAAACAAGACATGCATCAATAACACCATATACTGGATAAATG CACAGATGACCATGTTTGCATATTACTATGTTGGAATTGGGTTAGGAGTTCTGGTTGTTAGTTATTTCCAG ATTTTCCTCTGGGTGTCAGCGGCTGCACGACAAATTCACAGAATAAGACAGACTTATTTCAGAAAAGTAATGCGGATGGAGATCGGCTGGTTTGACTGCAACTCTGTTGGTGAACTGAACACAAGGATTTCAGA TGACATCAACAAGATCAACAACGCCATCGCTGACCAGGTGTCCATCTTCATCGAGAGGATTTCTACGTTTGTGTTTGGCTTCATGGTTGGGTTCATCGGTGGGTGGAAGCTAACTCTGGTGGTCATAGCTGTGAGCCCTCTGATTGGTGTAGCTGCTGGACTGATGGCCATG GCTGTGGCCAGGCTGACTGGACGAGAGCTGAAGGCATACGCAAAGGCAGGTGCAGTGGCGGACGAGGTCCTGTCATCCATCAGAACCGTAGCAGCTTTCAGTGGGGAAGAAAAAGAAGCTGAGAG GTATGATAAAAACCTTGCAGAAGCTCAGAACTGGGGCGTGAAAAAGGGGGCAATCATTGGCATTTTTCAAGGATACTTGTGGTGCATCATTTTCCTTTGTTTCGCTTTGGCCTTTTGGTATGGATCTAAATTGGTCATTGAGACCAAGGAGCTTTCTCCTGGTACTCTTATACAG GTATTCTTTGGAGTACTCATGGCAGCGATGAACCTGGGCCAGGCCTCCCCCTGTCTGGAGGCTTTTGCTTCAGGTCGCGCTGCAGCAAAGACCATCTATGACACAATTGACCGG GAGCCAGAAATTGATTGTTTCTCAGAAGAAGGTCAGAAATTGGAGAAAGTGGAAGGCGTCATTGAGTTCCATAACGTCTCTTTCTTCTACCCATCACGACCTGAAGTCAAG ATTTTAGATGATCTGAGCATGCAAATCAAAGCAGGAGAAACCACTGCTTTTGTGGGGCCAAGTGGATCTGGAAAAAGCACTGCAACTCAACTCATCCAAAGATTTTATGACccaaaagaaggaaag gtgaCCTTGGACGGCCATGACATACGTTCTCTGAACATCCAGTGGCTCCGATCGCTCATTGGAATAGTCGAACAGGAGCCCGTGCTTTTTGCTACAACCATTGCAGAAAACATCCGGTTTGGTCGCCCTGGAGTAACAATGGAGGACATCACCCATGCAACAAAACAGGCTAATGCCTACAATTTTATAATGGACTTACCACAG AAATTTGATACTCTGGTTGGAGAAGGTGGAGGTCAgatgagtggaggacagaaacaGAGGATTGCTATTGCTCGAGCTTTGATACGCAACCCAAAGATTTTGCTGCTGGATATGGCCACGTCTGCCCTGGACAATGAGAGTGAGGCTGTAGTCCAGGAGGCTCTGGATAAG GTGCAATTGGGCAGGACAACAATTTCCATAGCTCACCGCCTTTCAACGATCAGAAATGCAGATGTCATCATCGGGTTTGAGCATGGGCAGGCTGTGGAGAGGGGAACGCACAGTGAGCTGTTAGAGAGGAAAGGTGTCTACTTCACCTTGGTCACCCTGCAGAACCAAGATGTATCCAACACAACACATG ATGAAGTCGGTGAAGCTCTTGATGACTTTGATATAAAAGCAAGGAGTGGAAGCTGCAGATCCAGTAATAG GAGCCTTGTTCGACTGAGGTCTCAGAGCACTCTATCATCAAACAGCCTCAAGATCCTTTCCAACATCATGATCCCaccagcaacacagacatatgAGGAAAATGTAGTGGAAGAGGTAGAGCCAGCCCCAGTAGCTCGTATCCTCAAATACAACCAGCCAGAATGGCCCTACATGGTGATGGGATCACTGGGAGCGGCTGTCAATGGCTCTGTCAATCCTATCTATGCTATCCTGTTCAGCCAAATTCTTGGG ACGTTTGCCATTCGTGACCTGGAAGAACAGAGGAAGCAGATCAACGGAATATGTGTTCTGTTTTGTGTCATAGCTGTGATGAGTgtcttttcacagtttttacaG GGATATGCTTTTGCTAAGTCTGGAGAGCTCCTGACTCGACGTCTGAGGAAAGTGGGCTTCCAGGCCATGTTAAAACAGGAGATTGGCTGGTTTGATGACCCAAAAAACAGCCCTGGAGCTCTGACTACCCGACTGGCCACTGATGCATCCATGGTGCAAGGG GCAACTGGATCTCAGATTGGCATGATCGTCAACTCATTGACCAACATTGGAGCGTCTTTCATCATTGCTTTCTACTTCAGTTGGAAGTTAACTTTAGTCATTTTATGCTTCCTGCCACTCATCGGCCTGTCGGGGGTTTTCCAAGCTAAAATGCTAACAGGTTTTGCAAGTGAAGATAAAAAATCCATGGAAACAGCAGGTCAG GTATCCAGTGAGGCTCTTTCCAACATCAGAACCATTGCCGGCCTGGCCAAAGAGAGCTCATTTGTGGAGTCATATGAGCAAAAGCTTGAGCTTCCCTACAAGTCAGCCAAGAAGAAAGCCAATATTTACGGTCTATGTTTTGGTTTTGCCCAGTGTGTTATCTTCATGGCATATGCAGCTTCGTTTAGATATGGAGGCTATCTGGTTAGCTCTGAGGGATTACCATACATGATTGTATTCAG GGTGATTTCTGCTGTTGTTATCAGTGGGACAGCACTGGGCAGAGCTTCTTCCTTCACTCCAGATTACGCTAAAGCCAAAACTGCTGCCTCtcagtttttcacacttttaGATCGAGTTCCTAAAATTAACATGAGCCtgacagatggagagaaatGG GACTCATTCAAAGGGGAATTAGATTTCCTCAACTGCAAATTCACCTATCCAACTCGTCCAGACATCCAGGTGTTGAAGGGCCTGGTTGTGTCAGTGAAACCTGGTCAGACTTTGGCATTCGTTGGGAGCAGCGGCTGTGGGAAAAGCACCAGTGTTCAACTGCTGGAGAGGTTTTATGACCCTGATGAAGGCAGAGTG TTGATTGATGGTCGCTCATCTCAAACTGTGAATGTGCCCTTCCTGAGATCTCAGATTGGCATTGTGTCCCAGGAGCCGGTGTTGTTTGACTGCAGCATCGCAGAGAATATTCAGTATGGAGATAATACTTGTACTGTCAGCATGGAGGAGGTTGTTGAGGCCTCTAAGAAGGCCTTCCTTCATGACTTTGTGATGACACTGCCAGAT AAATATGAGACTCAGGTTGGCACCCAGGGATCCCAGCTGTCTAGAGGACAAAAACAGCGCATTGCTATCGCTCGGGCCATTGTCAGGAACCCCAAGATCCTGCTACTGGATGAAGCTACCTCTGCTTTGGACACAGAGAGTGAAAAA aCTGTCCAGTCAGCCCTTGATGAGGCAAGAAAAGGTCGAACCTGCATCGTCATCGCTCACCGGCTGTCTACGATTCAGACTGCTGACATCATAGCTGTGATGTCTCAGGGAGTTGTAATAGAACAAGGCACACATGATACACTCATGGCCAAGAAAGGGGCCTATTATAAACTGGTCACAACTGGCGCTCCTATCAGCTAG
- the LOC117820017 gene encoding glucose-6-phosphatase 2-like isoform X1 gives MDSVYSHGVLVIQHLQNNYRECQDFLNFMSTVGDPRNIFSVYFPLWFHLSHNVGIKMIWVAVIGDWFNLIFKWILFGQRPYWWVQETNLYHNNSFPHLEQFHITCETGPGNPSGHAMGSSCVWYVMITSALNFTRPSSTITSVQGYQRFRLLKSCLWMAFWVIQISVCISRIFIATHFPHQVILGVFAGMMVAEVLDHIPSVYNASLKAYLYTNLFLFCFAVGFYLLLKSMDINLLWSVTKAKKWCANPDWIHLDTTPFAGLVRNLGALFGLGLAVNSQMFIQSCKGKNAYNTRFKLMCVTATLTSLQLYDFIKMPTHTEALFYISSFCKSASVPLGVVAVIPYCVHLLIGDEDRKLA, from the exons ATGGACTCTGTGTACAGCCATGGGGTGCTGGTTATACAGCACCTCCAGAACAACTATAGGGAATGCCAGGACTTCCTTAACTTCATGTCAACCGTAGGAGACCCACGCAACATTTTTTCGGTCTATTTCCCCCTTTGGTTTCATCTCAGCCACAATGTGGGCATCAAGATGATATGGGTGGCAGTTATTGGAGACTGGTTTAATCTTATTTTCAAATG GATTCTGTTTGGCCAGCGACCTTACTGGTGGGTACAAGAAACTAACCTCTACCACAACaattcattcccacatttggaGCAGTTTCACATCACATGTGAAACAGGACCAG gAAATCCATCTGGTCATGCCATGGGCTCATCATGTGTGTGGTACGTGATGATCACCTCTGCTCTCAACTTCACCAGGCCATCCTCTACCATCACTTCAGTGCAGGGTTATCAAAG GTTTCGTCTCCTGAAGTCTTGTCTGTGGATGGCCTTTTGGGTAATTCAGATAAGTGTTTGCATCTCAAGGATTTTTATTGCAACGCATTTCCCCCATCAGGTTATACTTGGTGTGTTCGCAG GTATGATGGTAGCCGAAGTGCTTGATCACATCCCCTCTGTCTACAATGCAAGCCTGAAAGCATACCTCTACACcaatcttttccttttctgttttgctgTTGGCTTTTATCTTCTCCTCAAATCAATGGACATCAATCTCCTCTGGTCAGTTACTAAAGCCAAGAAGTGGTGCGCTAACCCTGACTGGATCCATCTTGACACCACACCTTTTGCCGGTCTGGTGAGAAACTTGGGAGCCTTGTTCGGTCTGGGCCTAGCAGTGAACTCTCAGATGTTCATTCAAAGCTGTAAGGGAAAGAACGCCTACAATACCAGGTTTAAACTCATGTGTGTGACTGCAACTCTCACATCTCTGCAACTGTATGACTTTATCAAAATGCCCACTCACACTGAGGCTCTGTTTTACATTTCCTCTTTCTGTAAGAGTGCCTCGGTTCCTCTTGGTGTGGTTGCTGTAATTCCATACTGTGTGCATTTGTTGATTGGAGATGAGGACAGAAAGCTAGCTTAG
- the LOC117820017 gene encoding glucose-6-phosphatase 2-like isoform X2: MDSVYSHGVLVIQHLQNNYRECQDFLNFMSTVGDPRNIFSVYFPLWFHLSHNVGIKMIWVAVIGDWFNLIFKWILFGQRPYWWVQETNLYHNNSFPHLEQFHITCETGPGNPSGHAMGSSCVWYVMITSALNFTRPSSTITSVQGYQRFRLLKSCLWMAFWVIQISVCISRIFIATHFPHQVILGVFAVTKAKKWCANPDWIHLDTTPFAGLVRNLGALFGLGLAVNSQMFIQSCKGKNAYNTRFKLMCVTATLTSLQLYDFIKMPTHTEALFYISSFCKSASVPLGVVAVIPYCVHLLIGDEDRKLA, encoded by the exons ATGGACTCTGTGTACAGCCATGGGGTGCTGGTTATACAGCACCTCCAGAACAACTATAGGGAATGCCAGGACTTCCTTAACTTCATGTCAACCGTAGGAGACCCACGCAACATTTTTTCGGTCTATTTCCCCCTTTGGTTTCATCTCAGCCACAATGTGGGCATCAAGATGATATGGGTGGCAGTTATTGGAGACTGGTTTAATCTTATTTTCAAATG GATTCTGTTTGGCCAGCGACCTTACTGGTGGGTACAAGAAACTAACCTCTACCACAACaattcattcccacatttggaGCAGTTTCACATCACATGTGAAACAGGACCAG gAAATCCATCTGGTCATGCCATGGGCTCATCATGTGTGTGGTACGTGATGATCACCTCTGCTCTCAACTTCACCAGGCCATCCTCTACCATCACTTCAGTGCAGGGTTATCAAAG GTTTCGTCTCCTGAAGTCTTGTCTGTGGATGGCCTTTTGGGTAATTCAGATAAGTGTTTGCATCTCAAGGATTTTTATTGCAACGCATTTCCCCCATCAGGTTATACTTGGTGTGTTCGCAG TTACTAAAGCCAAGAAGTGGTGCGCTAACCCTGACTGGATCCATCTTGACACCACACCTTTTGCCGGTCTGGTGAGAAACTTGGGAGCCTTGTTCGGTCTGGGCCTAGCAGTGAACTCTCAGATGTTCATTCAAAGCTGTAAGGGAAAGAACGCCTACAATACCAGGTTTAAACTCATGTGTGTGACTGCAACTCTCACATCTCTGCAACTGTATGACTTTATCAAAATGCCCACTCACACTGAGGCTCTGTTTTACATTTCCTCTTTCTGTAAGAGTGCCTCGGTTCCTCTTGGTGTGGTTGCTGTAATTCCATACTGTGTGCATTTGTTGATTGGAGATGAGGACAGAAAGCTAGCTTAG
- the spc25 gene encoding kinetochore protein Spc25 — MTSITDPNMSDRFTSAMGECQNKQLKTYGEIIDGMTELCQSHRQLLTSSLDLCSKKSKDDEMLFETIHTFKKDLDQRNASIKEKRHNISEVMSEIQQKEMQKDEIIQKIEKLKEEQAERKELIKSQNKANKDRLKNLGKARLVFQEHLGLEIRTILGKTQLVKGEKLQFVFRNINPSDLDSAYVVTMGIKADGSYQIVSSDPALECLPVLESRLQETNNLPAFLANIRKEFIARARC, encoded by the exons ATGACGTCCATTACGGATCCGAACATGAGTGACAGATTCACCAGTGCCATGGGGGAGTGCCAAAACAAACAGCTCAAAACGTATGGTGAAATCATTGATGGGATGACAGAGCTGTGCCAGTCTCACAGACAGCTTTTGACCTCTTCACTTG ATTTATGTTCAAAGAAATCCAAGGACGATGAGATGCTGTTTGAGACAATCCACACGTTCAAAAAAG ACTTGGACCAAAGAAACGCATCAATTAAAGAGAAACGGCATAACATCTCTGAAGTGATGTCGGAAATTCAGCAGAAGGAGATGCAGAAAGACGAAATTATCCAGAAGATAGAGAAACTTAAAGAAGAGCAAGCTGAGAGAAAAGAGT TAATTAAgtcacaaaacaaagcaaacaaagacaGACTGAAAAATCTCGGGAAAGCCAGACTCGTCTTTCAGGAACATTTGGGGTTGGAGATCCGAACAATCCTTGGCAAAACACAGCTGGTTAAAG GTGAAAAGTTGCAGTTTGTTTTCCGGAATATCAACCCTTCAGACCTGGACAGCGCGTATGTTGTCACTATGGGGATTAAAGCAGACGGATCATACCAGA TTGTGTCGAGTGACCCCGCTCTTGAGTGTTTGCCAGTCTTGGAAAGTCGGCTTCAGGAGACCAATAACTTACCTGCATTCCTGGCAAACATCAGGAAGGAGTTTATCGCTCGGGCACGCTGCTGA